One Pullulanibacillus sp. KACC 23026 DNA segment encodes these proteins:
- a CDS encoding MgtC/SapB family protein, whose translation MMVWAVPLKLVVAALLGGILGLERESKHKPLGLKTCIVISVASCLLTIVSIEVSVSHYTNTLIRVDPMRLAAQIVSGVGFIGAGVILQKNDAISGLTTAAIVWAASGLGIAVGAGFYYESVLGVLLIFLGVKVIPFIMKKIGPDALREQGIKIILYDVESADLIQPIVEEIRQLNIRTKQVKLSGTETGHRIDLHCMISETGDYVFAIYDKVIKIPGVKRAQIEEL comes from the coding sequence ATGATGGTTTGGGCAGTTCCGTTAAAATTAGTAGTGGCAGCTCTTTTGGGCGGCATTCTAGGTCTGGAAAGAGAGTCTAAGCATAAGCCATTAGGGTTAAAAACCTGCATCGTGATTTCGGTGGCCAGTTGTTTGCTGACGATTGTCTCCATTGAGGTTTCTGTCTCTCATTATACTAATACACTCATTCGTGTAGACCCGATGCGGCTTGCTGCTCAAATTGTCAGCGGGGTCGGTTTTATTGGTGCCGGGGTTATTTTACAAAAAAACGATGCGATTTCCGGTTTAACAACAGCGGCTATTGTATGGGCGGCATCAGGTCTTGGCATTGCAGTAGGGGCCGGCTTTTACTACGAAAGTGTATTGGGTGTTTTATTGATATTCTTAGGGGTTAAGGTCATTCCATTTATTATGAAGAAGATCGGACCGGATGCCCTGCGTGAGCAAGGAATCAAAATTATTCTTTATGATGTCGAATCAGCCGATCTCATTCAGCCCATCGTAGAAGAGATTCGTCAGTTAAACATTCGGACAAAGCAGGTCAAACTATCTGGGACGGAAACCGGCCATCGGATCGACCTTCACTGTATGATAAGCGAAACAGGAGATTACGTGTTTGCCATTTATGATAAAGTGATCAAAATTCCGGGAGTTAAAAGGGCCCAGATTGAAGAGCTTTAA